The following proteins come from a genomic window of Paenibacillus spongiae:
- a CDS encoding methyl-accepting chemotaxis protein, producing the protein MKVSTSLVTKIVLGISVVAATTYGTSAFFIFVLKDYLAPDMEPWIFTSMTFGLGVFWTGFLGWLTARWLVKPLNDLHRAAGVASGGDLKAGVEIPKSKDELMQLATSFNQMIISLRGLVADIDAHSSATGYEVEHLHLSAEQAAVVLTEVTERVGEISSNTDMQAQLSRMMYASIEEIAGISADAATCTATAQQDAEQMVEAMASSSEAMDSLSVTMNRLAVEGNETTVIMKKLEKHAEQIENIVHAVEDISSRTHLLALNASIEAAHAGEHGQGFQVVAVEIRKLANHTTTEVQHIGGLIEAIQADLTIAVNRMEAQAQHTIAESSKTGETIGRLQLISQSVQRTVDAINRIAALMGIQSVKMNAMLAGAEQVADTAGENADKLGKISASVQEQNAMVQEVAAASNELQNMTDDLQSRIGQFQFK; encoded by the coding sequence ATGAAGGTTTCGACGAGCCTAGTGACCAAAATTGTTCTAGGCATTAGCGTAGTGGCCGCAACTACATACGGTACCAGCGCCTTCTTTATTTTTGTGCTTAAGGATTATTTGGCTCCGGACATGGAACCGTGGATCTTTACAAGTATGACCTTTGGATTAGGCGTGTTCTGGACGGGTTTTCTCGGCTGGTTAACGGCGAGGTGGCTGGTAAAGCCGCTCAATGATCTGCATAGAGCTGCAGGCGTTGCGTCAGGCGGGGATTTGAAGGCGGGCGTGGAGATTCCGAAATCGAAAGATGAATTGATGCAGCTCGCCACATCGTTTAATCAGATGATCATCAGTCTTCGTGGTTTAGTTGCCGATATTGATGCGCATTCCAGCGCTACCGGATATGAAGTGGAGCATTTGCATCTGTCAGCGGAACAAGCGGCAGTGGTGCTGACGGAAGTGACGGAGCGGGTGGGGGAAATTTCCTCGAACACGGATATGCAGGCACAGCTGTCGCGAATGATGTATGCGTCGATCGAAGAAATAGCCGGTATTTCGGCCGATGCGGCGACTTGTACGGCGACCGCCCAGCAGGATGCCGAGCAAATGGTGGAAGCGATGGCCAGCAGCAGCGAGGCGATGGATTCCTTGTCGGTAACGATGAATCGTCTGGCTGTAGAAGGTAATGAAACCACGGTAATCATGAAAAAACTGGAGAAGCACGCCGAACAAATTGAGAACATTGTCCATGCCGTGGAAGACATTTCGTCGAGAACCCATCTGCTGGCGCTGAATGCCTCGATTGAGGCAGCTCATGCCGGCGAACATGGGCAAGGCTTTCAAGTTGTCGCTGTGGAAATTAGAAAGCTGGCTAACCACACAACAACGGAAGTGCAGCATATCGGCGGTTTAATCGAAGCCATTCAGGCCGATTTGACAATTGCGGTTAATCGAATGGAAGCGCAAGCCCAGCATACCATTGCAGAATCATCCAAAACGGGCGAAACGATCGGCCGTTTACAGCTAATCTCGCAATCCGTCCAACGAACCGTTGATGCCATTAACCGTATTGCAGCGTTGATGGGAATACAATCCGTAAAGATGAACGCCATGCTTGCGGGTGCGGAGCAGGTGGCCGATACGGCGGGGGAGAATGCGGACAAGCTGGGCAAGATTTCAGCATCCGTTCAGGAGCAGAATGCGATGGTGCAAGAGGTGGCCGCGGCTTCCAACGAACTGCAAAATATGACTGACGATTTGCAAAGCCGCATCGGACAATTTCAGTTTAAGTAA
- a CDS encoding efflux RND transporter periplasmic adaptor subunit gives MKKKIKWLVIGLVLIGVSYALYSISRPAKPMDPMEASPPITFEVTTETLVNTIEVKGKSLYEQETMVYAPFSSKVTGWSVEDGQQVKKGDVLFKLDQKALQNEIAQEEAALRKADLEADLQAYMAKLDEEDVSIDQTITERKRALATKEINRLTQELNGVTESIQRKTLAEKKELLGKSEYRAPAAGIFLYETAGKRPQAVGDNQYIGKIVDLSKLQFIALVGEQDVFRIKPGMQVQVKMNAMKEVKLSGNVLRVSKFAKTGTDQNNIDQAAQFEVVIALEPNDYLIAGLSLNGQIETERKKDVTVVPTIAVMREKDAYYVMVDKGNGQFERRDIKIGMETSEKTEVLEGLKKGDVVVLQ, from the coding sequence ATGAAGAAGAAAATCAAATGGCTCGTCATCGGGCTTGTCCTGATCGGGGTCAGCTATGCCTTATACTCGATATCGCGGCCTGCGAAGCCGATGGATCCGATGGAGGCCTCGCCGCCCATTACGTTCGAGGTGACGACCGAGACGCTCGTCAACACGATTGAGGTAAAGGGCAAGTCGCTCTACGAGCAGGAGACGATGGTCTATGCGCCATTCAGCTCGAAGGTCACCGGCTGGAGCGTCGAGGACGGGCAGCAGGTCAAGAAGGGGGACGTTCTGTTCAAGCTCGATCAGAAGGCGCTGCAGAATGAGATTGCCCAAGAAGAAGCGGCCCTTCGCAAGGCGGACCTCGAAGCCGATCTGCAAGCTTACATGGCGAAGCTGGACGAAGAGGACGTGAGCATCGACCAGACGATTACGGAGCGGAAGCGGGCGCTCGCGACGAAGGAGATCAACCGGCTGACGCAGGAACTGAACGGCGTGACGGAGTCGATCCAACGCAAAACGCTGGCGGAGAAGAAGGAGCTGCTCGGCAAGTCGGAATACCGTGCGCCGGCGGCGGGCATCTTCCTCTATGAAACGGCGGGCAAACGGCCGCAAGCGGTTGGAGACAATCAATACATAGGCAAAATCGTCGACCTTAGCAAGCTGCAGTTCATCGCGCTTGTCGGCGAGCAGGATGTCTTCCGCATTAAACCGGGCATGCAGGTTCAAGTAAAGATGAACGCGATGAAGGAAGTGAAGCTGTCGGGCAATGTGCTTCGCGTATCGAAATTCGCCAAAACCGGCACCGATCAGAACAACATCGATCAGGCCGCTCAATTCGAGGTTGTGATCGCGCTGGAGCCCAATGATTATTTGATCGCGGGCCTCAGTCTCAACGGCCAGATCGAAACCGAGCGCAAGAAGGATGTCACCGTCGTGCCGACGATCGCCGTCATGCGCGAGAAGGATGCGTATTATGTCATGGTGGACAAGGGGAACGGACAGTTCGAACGGCGGGACATCAAGATCGGCATGGAAACGTCGGAGAAGACGGAAGTGCTGGAGGGCTTGAAGAAGGGCGATGTGGTCGTCCTGCAATAG